A genome region from Hymenobacter tibetensis includes the following:
- a CDS encoding sensor histidine kinase produces MNNWLVPVLLATPVLLLLALGIVAFVLRYQRRLLRQQEQLRQVREMAQQQALEAALLAQEDERRRIAADLHDGVGTTLAIVKLHLSTLGHPALIQEASTLLDQAITEVRRISRNLLPAALQKFGLPFALDALARTVPADGPTRLVLEQQGQPRRLDPHYELIVYRVVQELLGNGLRHAHADRITIIVDFGPDVLSLHYTDNGIGFDTSKVDAQPLVGARTGHGLTNLRSRVAVLQGTLRYQSELGSGSQVWISLPVPYITASQIPALITSLL; encoded by the coding sequence ATGAATAATTGGCTGGTTCCCGTTTTGCTAGCTACCCCAGTACTACTGCTACTAGCGCTGGGTATCGTGGCATTTGTGCTGCGCTACCAACGGCGGCTGCTCCGCCAGCAGGAGCAATTGCGGCAAGTGCGTGAAATGGCTCAACAGCAAGCTTTGGAAGCCGCTCTATTGGCCCAGGAAGACGAGCGGCGGCGCATTGCCGCTGACCTACACGACGGAGTAGGTACTACTCTGGCCATTGTGAAGTTGCACTTAAGCACTCTTGGCCACCCCGCCCTTATTCAGGAAGCCAGCACCCTCCTTGATCAGGCCATTACGGAAGTGCGGCGAATTTCACGCAACCTGTTGCCCGCAGCTCTACAAAAGTTCGGTTTACCCTTCGCGCTCGATGCCTTGGCGCGCACCGTTCCTGCCGATGGCCCAACGCGTTTGGTGCTAGAGCAACAAGGCCAACCCCGCCGCCTCGACCCTCACTACGAGCTTATCGTATACCGTGTAGTACAGGAGCTACTTGGCAACGGGCTGCGCCATGCCCACGCCGATAGAATCACCATTATAGTGGACTTCGGCCCCGATGTACTTTCTTTGCATTATACCGATAATGGCATCGGCTTCGACACGTCCAAAGTGGATGCGCAACCCCTAGTTGGAGCCCGCACCGGCCATGGCCTGACCAACCTACGTAGCCGGGTGGCCGTGCTCCAAGGCACGCTTCGCTACCAGTCGGAGTTGGGGTCTGGCAGCCAGGTTTGGATTTCTTTACCAGTCCCGTATATTACTGCTTCTCAAATACCTGCCCTCATTACCTCCCTCCTATGA
- the xseB gene encoding exodeoxyribonuclease VII small subunit yields the protein METTYRDAIAELETILRALETDTVDVDELTARVQRSAQLIRLCKQKLRTAEDAIDRVFENLDQDEEDSITPPEEETTPLFTPPAPKRTPRAPRDTNGGLLF from the coding sequence ATGGAAACCACATACCGCGACGCCATAGCTGAACTCGAAACTATTCTGCGCGCATTGGAAACCGATACTGTCGATGTTGACGAGCTAACAGCTCGCGTGCAGCGCTCTGCGCAGCTTATCCGGCTTTGCAAGCAGAAGCTGCGGACAGCCGAAGATGCTATTGACCGGGTGTTCGAGAACCTCGATCAAGACGAAGAAGATAGTATCACTCCCCCTGAGGAAGAGACAACGCCACTTTTCACACCGCCTGCCCCCAAACGTACCCCCCGCGCACCCCGAGATACCAACGGCGGCTTGCTCTTCTAG
- the xseA gene encoding exodeoxyribonuclease VII large subunit, whose protein sequence is MQKPYLYAYMPPLYNRRPEPGLSASQPPVALPLAELLLRVKQSLSERFADSYWVVAEIADLTLPRFDGAHCYLTLTDQHQTGRGTQLKAQARATIWSQRYQQLAPVFEEHTGQPLRAGLKIMLRVQVKFHEQYGLSLDVVALDPTYTVGELARQRLETLRKLAEKGLLERQRALPLALAPQRLAIISSPTAAGFQDFVQQLEESAYAFSLALFPASMQGEESPGSIRAALDAIRKSRQHFDAVVVIRGGGSKTDLLAFDDYGLAAAIGAFPLPVLTGIGHERDEAVVDLTAHLALKTPTAVAAFLADRLARLDAVYDGYAGRIRELALQQLQDASAHLDRLGRRTHLAAQGKLEEHRGTLHQRVRATAPLARARLRQQEVHLTQQRHALQRAAHHAATGQQRRLVHLGLTLARRFRRLHRRRREQLLARRYQLQLVAERLLHRAEVRLLEKLAQQTLGKDVLLTREAFR, encoded by the coding sequence ATGCAGAAGCCGTACCTTTACGCCTATATGCCGCCGCTCTACAATCGACGCCCGGAACCCGGGCTTTCTGCTTCTCAGCCACCCGTAGCCCTCCCACTGGCAGAGTTGCTGCTGCGAGTGAAGCAAAGCCTGAGTGAGCGGTTTGCCGATTCGTATTGGGTGGTAGCTGAAATTGCCGACCTAACCTTGCCTCGTTTCGACGGCGCCCATTGTTACCTCACTCTCACCGACCAGCACCAGACTGGTCGCGGCACCCAGCTCAAAGCCCAAGCCCGCGCCACCATCTGGAGCCAGCGCTACCAACAGCTTGCCCCTGTGTTTGAAGAGCACACAGGCCAGCCGTTGCGCGCAGGCTTGAAAATCATGTTGCGGGTGCAAGTGAAATTCCACGAGCAGTATGGCCTGAGCTTGGATGTAGTAGCCCTCGACCCCACTTACACCGTGGGCGAACTGGCCCGGCAGCGCCTGGAAACTTTGCGCAAGCTGGCCGAAAAAGGGCTGTTGGAGCGCCAGCGCGCGTTGCCCCTGGCGCTAGCACCGCAGCGGCTAGCTATTATCTCTTCCCCTACTGCCGCAGGCTTCCAAGATTTTGTGCAGCAGCTGGAAGAATCTGCGTATGCTTTTTCGCTGGCACTGTTTCCAGCCAGTATGCAGGGCGAAGAGTCTCCGGGCAGTATTCGGGCCGCACTGGATGCCATTCGAAAGAGCCGGCAGCATTTTGATGCGGTGGTTGTCATCCGCGGTGGGGGCTCGAAAACAGACCTTTTGGCCTTCGACGATTATGGCTTGGCGGCAGCTATTGGGGCTTTCCCGTTGCCAGTGCTTACAGGTATCGGCCACGAGCGAGACGAGGCCGTGGTAGACCTTACCGCGCACCTGGCCCTGAAAACCCCCACTGCCGTAGCAGCCTTCCTGGCTGACCGCCTCGCTCGCCTCGACGCTGTTTATGACGGCTACGCGGGCCGTATCCGGGAGCTGGCCCTGCAACAACTCCAGGATGCTTCCGCTCATCTCGACCGGCTTGGTCGTCGCACCCATCTTGCTGCCCAAGGCAAACTAGAGGAACACCGTGGTACGCTGCATCAACGGGTGCGTGCCACCGCGCCTCTAGCTCGGGCTCGTTTGCGCCAGCAGGAGGTGCATCTTACCCAGCAACGCCATGCCTTACAGCGTGCCGCCCATCATGCAGCCACCGGCCAACAGCGCCGCCTCGTGCATCTAGGCTTAACTCTCGCCCGTCGTTTCCGCCGCCTGCACCGCCGCCGCCGCGAGCAGCTGCTGGCTCGCCGGTATCAGTTGCAGCTAGTAGCCGAGCGCCTACTGCACCGCGCCGAGGTACGGCTGTTGGAAAAACTAGCCCAGCAAACTCTCGGAAAGGACGTTTTGCTTACCAGAGAAGCTTTCCGCTAG
- a CDS encoding glycosyltransferase has product MSAPLHSYLSQQTLTVLVPVYDEEESLPQFVVEMNKFLDQTPVATTVLFVNDGSKDNSLALLRDICRQDARYEFISLSHNKGLSTAIKAGFDHCRSTLVGYIDSDIQTSPLDFLKFFEFLPEYDMVNGIRAKRQDTFVKKMSSKIANTVRRTLINDGIEDTGCPLKIIKLDYARRIPLFHGMHRFLGALVQLQGGRVKQLPVQHFPRFAGTAKYNLWNRAWKPLVDTFGFRWIRSRWKNYEIGEQHRAERHA; this is encoded by the coding sequence ATGTCTGCGCCGCTGCATTCCTACCTATCCCAGCAAACTCTCACAGTTCTCGTGCCCGTGTACGATGAAGAGGAAAGCCTCCCGCAGTTTGTGGTGGAGATGAACAAGTTTCTCGACCAAACACCCGTAGCAACTACGGTACTGTTCGTGAACGACGGGTCCAAAGACAATTCGCTGGCTTTGCTGCGTGATATCTGTCGGCAAGATGCGCGCTATGAGTTTATTAGCCTGAGCCACAACAAGGGGTTGAGTACAGCTATCAAGGCAGGTTTCGACCACTGCCGGAGCACGTTGGTTGGGTATATTGATTCCGATATCCAGACTTCGCCGCTCGACTTTCTGAAGTTTTTCGAGTTTTTGCCGGAGTACGACATGGTGAACGGCATCCGGGCCAAGCGGCAGGATACGTTCGTGAAAAAGATGTCGTCGAAGATAGCTAACACGGTGCGGCGTACCCTCATCAACGACGGAATTGAAGATACGGGCTGCCCGCTGAAAATCATCAAGCTGGACTACGCCCGCCGAATTCCACTTTTTCATGGCATGCACCGTTTCCTAGGGGCGCTGGTGCAGTTGCAGGGCGGACGCGTGAAGCAGTTGCCGGTACAACATTTCCCACGGTTTGCTGGCACAGCTAAGTACAACCTCTGGAACCGCGCCTGGAAGCCCCTGGTAGATACGTTCGGGTTCCGCTGGATCCGAAGCCGCTGGAAAAACTACGAAATAGGGGAGCAGCACCGCGCCGAACGTCATGCTTAA
- a CDS encoding lipid-A-disaccharide synthase N-terminal domain-containing protein: MLNVAQVALGIGLTSQLLFSSRIVLQWVQSERAKRVLVPTLFWQISLISSFLMIIYGMLRHDPVILGAQLISYGIYIRNLQLLGEWRKLSAWFRAGAYVFPLATLGWFVVGNQHFSLQAMLSHGIPSGVLMLGTIGQTIFLMRFVYQWLYSERKGESVLPLSFWVVSLVGSVLILAYALLRDPMDKVLILGNVFGTVVYARNIVLMRREAAKA, encoded by the coding sequence ATGCTTAACGTAGCACAAGTAGCCTTAGGCATCGGGCTAACGTCGCAGCTACTGTTTAGTAGCCGCATTGTGTTGCAGTGGGTGCAGAGCGAGCGTGCCAAACGGGTGCTGGTACCCACTCTGTTCTGGCAAATAAGTTTGATTTCCTCGTTTCTGATGATTATTTACGGGATGCTGCGTCACGACCCAGTTATCCTCGGAGCACAACTCATCAGCTACGGTATTTACATTCGCAACTTGCAGCTACTCGGCGAATGGCGGAAGCTTAGCGCCTGGTTTCGGGCGGGGGCATACGTGTTTCCGCTGGCTACACTGGGGTGGTTTGTGGTTGGCAACCAGCATTTTAGTTTGCAGGCCATGCTGAGCCACGGCATTCCGAGTGGCGTATTGATGCTCGGAACCATCGGACAAACCATCTTTTTGATGCGTTTCGTGTACCAATGGCTGTATTCCGAGCGCAAAGGCGAATCGGTGCTGCCGCTGAGCTTTTGGGTGGTTAGTCTGGTTGGCTCGGTACTGATTCTGGCGTACGCCTTGCTGCGCGACCCCATGGACAAGGTCTTGATCCTTGGCAATGTGTTTGGGACAGTCGTGTATGCCCGCAACATCGTGCTGATGCGCCGGGAAGCAGCAAAAGCATAA
- a CDS encoding ArnT family glycosyltransferase, protein MLSKLDAPRLRPFIVLFVCFFSCFVHLGAPEVNLMEARNFVAAREMVGGGSWLIPTMNGALRVAKPPLPTWAVALTEQLTGLTQDPGILRLPAAIMSTLLVFFFWGLVRELIREEPGETEAPGRTAWLATLVLASSLLVITVGREGHWDIFANSLLVGTLWALARGWYATGRGWGWFALSGLLLGGSMLSKGPVAPYTILLPFLASFGLQRLYPARGPLRSRQFGLLLALVIGLAVGTAWPIYLAVQDTVAPAALAVARVEVTSWGERHVQPFWEYWNFPVFTGIWTPIALLALAVPFARPRASRYIPYQAALAWVLIAFLLLSLVPEKKERYLLPLMPPLALLIAGLLRHFETVLRAGLRPRPEATIVRVWAGLLVLACCLFPVALLLMKLPPYGPGSVPFTVTVVGFALLAAAIGWWGFRQYQVPVLVASSITAMAVLLSVLAPAYPLWTNRRAEPGLRHIQALQRNPVLAQLPWYTLEDLHIKRVWDAGRATPSWPRTPDSMLVRPTRPIAVFSSPKVNISKYLPTTWRKQILVTVVDSFYLDRQRKDGYWRVTLLDPSKRPL, encoded by the coding sequence ATGCTTTCCAAGCTTGATGCCCCTAGGCTACGACCGTTTATCGTGTTGTTTGTCTGTTTTTTTAGCTGCTTCGTGCATTTGGGCGCCCCGGAGGTGAATTTGATGGAGGCCCGCAACTTTGTAGCCGCCCGCGAAATGGTAGGCGGTGGCTCTTGGCTTATTCCTACCATGAACGGCGCACTGCGGGTGGCCAAACCGCCATTGCCTACTTGGGCCGTAGCCCTCACTGAGCAGCTAACCGGCCTTACCCAAGACCCTGGCATTCTCCGCCTCCCCGCGGCCATCATGAGCACTCTGCTGGTGTTTTTCTTCTGGGGCCTCGTGCGTGAGCTTATCCGGGAAGAGCCCGGCGAAACCGAAGCACCCGGCCGCACTGCGTGGCTTGCTACGCTGGTGCTGGCAAGCAGTCTGCTGGTTATTACGGTGGGCCGCGAAGGACACTGGGATATTTTTGCCAACAGCTTGCTGGTCGGCACCCTTTGGGCTTTGGCACGGGGCTGGTATGCTACTGGCCGCGGTTGGGGTTGGTTTGCCTTGAGCGGTTTGCTGCTCGGCGGCTCCATGCTTAGCAAGGGCCCAGTAGCGCCCTATACGATACTACTTCCCTTTCTGGCCAGTTTTGGGCTTCAGCGGCTGTATCCGGCCCGCGGACCGCTACGGTCCCGGCAGTTTGGTTTGCTGCTGGCACTGGTAATTGGGCTGGCCGTGGGCACTGCCTGGCCCATATACTTGGCCGTGCAAGACACGGTAGCCCCGGCTGCCTTAGCGGTAGCCCGGGTGGAAGTAACCTCTTGGGGCGAGCGGCACGTGCAGCCGTTCTGGGAATACTGGAATTTCCCGGTGTTCACGGGCATCTGGACGCCAATAGCCTTGTTGGCATTGGCAGTGCCATTTGCCCGCCCGAGGGCGAGCCGCTATATTCCCTACCAGGCCGCCCTGGCCTGGGTGTTGATTGCCTTCTTGCTGCTAAGCTTGGTTCCCGAGAAAAAAGAACGGTACCTACTGCCCCTCATGCCTCCGTTGGCGTTGCTGATAGCCGGGTTGCTTCGGCATTTTGAAACCGTGCTGCGCGCTGGTTTGCGCCCTCGCCCCGAAGCCACCATCGTTCGTGTATGGGCCGGATTGCTGGTGTTAGCTTGCTGCTTGTTCCCGGTTGCGCTGCTGCTCATGAAGCTACCACCCTACGGGCCGGGTTCGGTTCCTTTCACCGTCACGGTTGTGGGGTTTGCACTGCTGGCTGCTGCCATTGGGTGGTGGGGGTTTCGGCAGTATCAGGTGCCCGTATTGGTGGCTAGCTCCATTACCGCTATGGCCGTGCTGCTTTCCGTGCTGGCACCAGCCTACCCGCTCTGGACCAACCGCCGCGCCGAACCTGGGTTACGGCACATTCAAGCTCTCCAACGCAATCCGGTGCTAGCGCAGCTTCCCTGGTACACCCTCGAAGACCTGCACATCAAGCGGGTGTGGGATGCGGGCCGGGCGACGCCTAGCTGGCCTCGCACCCCCGATTCCATGCTGGTTCGGCCCACCCGCCCCATTGCGGTATTCTCTAGTCCCAAGGTTAACATCAGCAAGTACCTGCCAACCACGTGGCGCAAGCAAATACTGGTTACAGTGGTAGACAGCTTCTACCTCGACCGCCAACGCAAAGACGGTTACTGGCGCGTGACCCTGCTAGATCCTAGCAAGAGGCCGCTATAA
- a CDS encoding GDP-mannose 4,6-dehydratase yields MPTALVTGCAGFIGSHLSERLLADGYRVIGLDNFDPFYDQATKQINLLASLQQPAFTFHELDLRDGPAALATALAAEKVDVVVHLAAKAGVGPSVKEPAAYVEANVLGTVHLLEWMRLSEVKNLFFASSSSVYGNTVELPFREDMALLAACISPYAASKLSAEQLTFTYHHLYGLNVLNARFFTVYGPRQRPDLAIHKFARLLLAGQPIPVYGDGSTARDYTFVADTVDGVARGIAYLLAHAGTYQTINLGNSSPVKLRDLIAAVGTAVGVTPTLNQLPMQAGDVEVTYADISKARHLLGYNPQTTLADGLRHFVDWLQKSEAAPTKPLLASATGV; encoded by the coding sequence ATGCCCACTGCTCTAGTTACCGGCTGCGCCGGCTTCATCGGCTCCCATCTGAGCGAACGGCTGCTCGCCGACGGCTACCGCGTGATTGGACTCGATAACTTCGACCCGTTCTACGATCAGGCCACCAAGCAAATCAATCTGCTCGCCTCGCTTCAGCAGCCCGCGTTTACGTTTCATGAGCTAGACCTGCGCGATGGTCCGGCAGCGCTGGCAACCGCATTGGCAGCTGAAAAAGTGGATGTTGTAGTGCACTTGGCTGCCAAAGCGGGGGTGGGCCCTTCGGTGAAGGAGCCGGCGGCTTATGTGGAAGCCAACGTGCTGGGTACCGTGCATTTGCTGGAGTGGATGCGCTTGTCGGAGGTTAAGAACCTGTTTTTTGCGTCGTCTTCGTCGGTATATGGCAATACGGTGGAGTTGCCGTTTCGCGAAGACATGGCGCTTTTGGCGGCGTGCATATCGCCGTATGCCGCATCCAAGCTCAGTGCCGAGCAGCTCACCTTCACTTATCATCATCTCTACGGGCTGAACGTGCTAAATGCCCGATTCTTTACCGTCTATGGCCCGCGTCAACGCCCCGACCTTGCCATTCATAAGTTTGCACGCTTGCTGCTAGCCGGCCAGCCTATTCCCGTATACGGCGACGGTAGCACTGCCCGCGACTACACGTTTGTGGCCGACACCGTGGATGGTGTGGCTCGTGGCATAGCCTACTTGCTTGCTCACGCTGGCACGTACCAAACCATCAATTTAGGCAATAGCAGCCCCGTAAAGCTGCGTGACCTGATAGCAGCCGTGGGCACTGCAGTGGGCGTCACGCCTACACTCAACCAGCTTCCCATGCAAGCCGGCGATGTGGAAGTGACTTACGCTGATATCAGCAAAGCTCGCCATCTGTTAGGCTACAATCCGCAAACTACGCTGGCCGATGGCCTACGCCACTTCGTGGACTGGCTGCAAAAAAGCGAAGCAGCGCCCACTAAGCCGTTGCTTGCTTCAGCAACGGGCGTGTAA
- a CDS encoding M13 family metallopeptidase, with product MKKRNSMTLAAVALTGLTLAACSTGGPKARPSATAIKPDLAIPKGADVAPTEGTDTKGVGLNLANIDPSVSACQDFNQYASGNWYKNNPIPAAEVRWGSFNELSDKNNAVMRQILQEAAANTSAAKGSNAQKVGDFYASAMDTVAIEQAGLKYLQPELNRIQAIKDLKGLQAEIVRQQLSGTGAFFNSGVGQDEKNSTQYAVQLYQGGLSLPDRDYYLKEDARSKNIRTAYTTYLTNTFKMLGDNPATAAKNAATVIRLETRLAKASKSRVDLRDPYANYNKMTVAAFNKQFPNLGLATALPAMKLGAAKEIIVGQPAFFKEENAMLKQVPLADLKTYIRWHTVSSLTSALPKAYGDEAFRFSQVLSGAKQQQPRWKRMNRATDGALGEAFGQLYVDKAFTPETKAKALQMVSNIREAMADHIRQVDWMSETTKQEALKKLNSFTVKIGYPDKWKDYSALTISRESYLKNVLAARKWAALDNASKLGKPIDRNEWGMTPPTVNAYYNPPMNEIVFPAGIMQPPFFDPNADDAVNYGGMGAVIGHEITHGFDDQGRQYDSEGNLKDWWTKEDADKFNQRADMVGKQYSAFQPLDSVFVNGKLTMGENLADLGGLTIAYSALQKQLEKQYGTAPRPKYDGLTPEQRFFLSWAQVWRTNARPEYIRQQVQTDPHSPAQFRTNGPLMNMPQFYEAFGCKEDAKMVRAQTERAKIW from the coding sequence ATGAAAAAACGCAACAGCATGACGCTAGCTGCCGTGGCTCTTACGGGCCTAACGCTAGCAGCGTGCTCCACGGGCGGCCCCAAAGCCCGCCCATCCGCTACGGCCATCAAACCCGATTTAGCCATCCCGAAAGGCGCAGACGTTGCGCCAACGGAAGGCACTGATACGAAAGGGGTGGGCCTGAATCTAGCTAACATCGATCCTTCGGTGTCCGCCTGCCAGGATTTCAACCAGTATGCTTCTGGTAACTGGTACAAGAACAATCCTATTCCGGCTGCAGAGGTTCGGTGGGGATCTTTCAACGAGCTTTCCGACAAGAACAACGCCGTAATGCGCCAAATTCTGCAAGAGGCCGCCGCCAATACGTCGGCAGCCAAAGGCAGCAACGCCCAGAAAGTCGGCGACTTCTACGCGTCGGCGATGGACACGGTAGCCATCGAACAAGCAGGCTTGAAGTACTTGCAGCCCGAGTTGAACCGCATTCAGGCTATTAAAGACCTGAAAGGGTTGCAGGCCGAAATCGTGCGGCAGCAGCTGAGCGGGACCGGAGCATTCTTCAATAGCGGTGTAGGGCAAGACGAGAAGAATAGCACGCAGTACGCGGTGCAGCTCTACCAAGGCGGGCTGTCGTTGCCCGATCGGGACTACTACCTCAAAGAGGATGCTCGTTCCAAGAACATCCGCACGGCGTACACCACGTACCTCACCAACACGTTCAAGATGCTGGGCGACAACCCGGCAACAGCTGCCAAAAACGCGGCCACGGTGATTCGGTTGGAGACACGCTTGGCCAAAGCCAGCAAGAGCCGCGTAGATCTGCGCGACCCGTACGCCAACTACAACAAGATGACAGTGGCTGCTTTCAACAAGCAGTTTCCAAACTTGGGCCTAGCTACGGCGTTGCCCGCTATGAAGCTGGGAGCAGCCAAAGAAATCATTGTAGGACAGCCGGCCTTCTTCAAAGAGGAAAACGCTATGCTGAAGCAAGTGCCTCTGGCCGACCTGAAGACCTACATTCGTTGGCACACGGTGTCGTCGTTGACTTCTGCGCTACCTAAGGCATACGGTGACGAAGCCTTCCGCTTTTCGCAGGTGCTGAGCGGCGCCAAGCAGCAGCAACCCCGCTGGAAGCGCATGAACCGCGCCACCGACGGTGCGCTGGGCGAGGCATTCGGCCAGCTCTACGTAGACAAGGCTTTCACGCCCGAAACCAAAGCCAAGGCGCTGCAAATGGTGTCCAATATCCGCGAAGCCATGGCCGACCACATTCGGCAGGTGGACTGGATGAGCGAAACAACCAAGCAGGAAGCCCTGAAAAAGCTAAACTCCTTCACGGTTAAAATCGGTTACCCTGACAAGTGGAAGGACTACTCGGCGCTGACTATCTCACGTGAATCGTACCTGAAAAATGTACTGGCTGCTCGCAAGTGGGCTGCCCTCGACAACGCCAGCAAGCTGGGCAAGCCGATTGACCGTAACGAGTGGGGTATGACCCCGCCCACGGTGAATGCCTACTACAACCCGCCGATGAACGAAATTGTGTTCCCGGCTGGCATCATGCAGCCCCCGTTCTTCGACCCGAATGCCGACGACGCGGTAAACTACGGTGGTATGGGGGCCGTTATCGGCCACGAAATCACCCACGGTTTCGACGACCAGGGCCGCCAATATGATTCGGAGGGCAACCTGAAAGACTGGTGGACCAAAGAAGACGCCGACAAGTTCAACCAGCGCGCCGACATGGTGGGCAAGCAATACTCGGCCTTCCAGCCCCTAGATTCGGTGTTTGTGAACGGTAAGCTAACGATGGGTGAAAACCTAGCTGACCTTGGAGGCCTTACCATTGCGTACTCGGCGCTACAAAAGCAGCTCGAAAAGCAATACGGCACCGCCCCGCGGCCTAAGTATGACGGCCTGACCCCAGAGCAGCGGTTCTTCCTGTCGTGGGCTCAGGTATGGCGCACCAACGCCCGCCCCGAGTACATCCGCCAGCAGGTACAAACCGATCCGCACTCTCCGGCTCAGTTCCGAACCAACGGTCCGCTCATGAACATGCCGCAGTTCTACGAAGCCTTCGGCTGCAAAGAAGATGCAAAGATGGTCCGTGCTCAAACCGAGCGCGCCAAAATATGGTAA
- a CDS encoding peptidylprolyl isomerase, producing MPSFAPRLAVSLSLLLLGSACNRQQPVTETVAPTPSAERKAPGPALTAIADSNAAALLLPYGKQYPASEVIVHTRLGDIRVRLYDDTPIHKANFLLLARKGVFDETVFNRVVKGFAVQGGASDHRTIRLARYRLPPEIRPQHFHKRGVLGMARYDDDENPGQLSSNTDFYFVQGQTMTPAQSQAMAGRPLTPAQQRAYATVGGVPSLDGKYTVFGEVVDGLDVVDKIANEPVDPYKWPTKDVNIKLEVVEPR from the coding sequence ATGCCATCTTTTGCGCCTCGCCTTGCCGTTTCACTTTCTCTGCTGTTGTTGGGTAGCGCCTGCAACCGGCAGCAGCCCGTCACGGAAACAGTAGCGCCTACGCCATCAGCAGAACGGAAAGCACCGGGGCCCGCTCTCACCGCCATAGCCGACAGCAACGCCGCCGCGCTGCTTTTACCCTACGGCAAGCAGTACCCCGCCTCGGAAGTGATAGTCCATACTCGCCTCGGCGACATTCGGGTGCGCCTCTACGACGACACGCCCATTCACAAGGCCAATTTCCTGCTGCTTGCCCGCAAAGGTGTGTTCGATGAAACGGTGTTCAACCGCGTGGTCAAGGGGTTTGCGGTGCAAGGCGGCGCCTCCGACCACCGGACTATTCGCTTGGCCCGGTATCGTCTGCCACCCGAAATCCGGCCGCAGCATTTCCACAAGCGTGGCGTCTTGGGCATGGCCCGCTACGATGACGACGAAAACCCCGGCCAGCTTTCCTCGAACACCGATTTCTATTTCGTGCAAGGGCAAACCATGACGCCCGCGCAGAGTCAAGCCATGGCAGGCCGCCCACTAACTCCTGCCCAACAACGCGCTTATGCTACGGTGGGGGGCGTGCCGTCTTTGGATGGTAAATACACGGTATTCGGGGAAGTGGTGGACGGCCTCGACGTGGTAGACAAAATAGCCAATGAGCCCGTTGACCCCTACAAGTGGCCCACCAAGGACGTGAACATCAAGCTGGAAGTAGTGGAACCACGGTAA
- a CDS encoding manganese catalase family protein: MILRYDRLAVELPKPKNPSPNDAAAIQELLGGKYGEMSTLMNYTFQSFNFRGRDRLRPFYDLTCSIAAEEYSHIEAVSYAINLLLTGQTVRGKDPVPAPLADAKDARNSYHFLSSAQAALPVDSMGNPWTGQNVHASGNLKLDLLHNFFLECGARANKMRVYEMVSDPCARAMVGYLLVRGGLHVVAYAKALEHLTGVEVTKLVPVPDLSNDKFPEAKKLQDQQKLHLKLYTFSPDDYKQAGIIWNGTHPEDGQPLEVIQGGFEGVPYPVLEEEPQLNSPGADDYDPEMYKDIAKKLGIKL, from the coding sequence ATGATCTTGCGTTATGACCGGCTAGCCGTTGAGCTGCCAAAACCCAAAAACCCTTCGCCTAACGATGCAGCAGCCATTCAGGAACTGCTAGGAGGCAAATACGGAGAGATGTCGACGCTGATGAACTACACGTTCCAGTCGTTCAATTTCCGGGGGCGTGACCGGTTGCGGCCGTTCTACGACTTAACGTGCAGCATTGCGGCCGAAGAGTACAGCCACATCGAGGCCGTATCCTACGCCATCAATCTACTGCTCACCGGTCAGACGGTGCGGGGCAAAGACCCAGTGCCAGCTCCGTTGGCTGATGCCAAGGATGCTCGTAATAGCTACCATTTCCTAAGCAGCGCCCAAGCGGCCTTACCCGTCGATTCGATGGGCAACCCCTGGACGGGCCAGAACGTGCACGCCAGCGGCAACTTGAAACTGGACTTGCTGCACAACTTCTTTTTGGAGTGCGGGGCCCGGGCCAACAAAATGCGCGTATATGAAATGGTGTCGGACCCTTGCGCCCGCGCCATGGTAGGGTACTTGCTGGTACGCGGTGGTTTGCACGTAGTGGCGTATGCCAAAGCCTTGGAGCACCTGACTGGAGTGGAAGTGACCAAACTGGTGCCCGTACCCGATTTGAGCAACGACAAGTTCCCAGAGGCTAAAAAGTTGCAGGATCAGCAGAAACTGCACCTCAAGCTATATACCTTCAGCCCCGACGACTACAAGCAGGCAGGTATCATCTGGAATGGTACCCACCCAGAAGATGGCCAGCCGCTGGAAGTAATCCAGGGTGGTTTTGAGGGTGTACCGTATCCAGTGCTGGAAGAGGAGCCACAACTTAACTCGCCCGGCGCCGACGACTACGACCCAGAAATGTATAAAGACATTGCCAAGAAGCTAGGTATCAAGCTCTAG